A genome region from Stenotrophomonas maltophilia includes the following:
- a CDS encoding DUF3011 domain-containing protein, which yields MTHRLLLPIGGISLAMLLAAITVAAQDYDAAHIPALRCESQFNKTEQCPIEGPMRLARQLSVTRCVENQNWGQSRRMLWVTDGCRAEFVADEHGRWPGRGRGRDRDDEGERLVCESYEKKDKECRIRVRHEVRMVKQKSVTTCIEDHNWGWDRRGIWVSDGCRAEFRVY from the coding sequence ATGACCCATCGCCTGCTGCTGCCCATTGGCGGCATCTCCCTGGCCATGCTGCTTGCAGCCATCACCGTGGCCGCCCAGGATTACGACGCAGCGCACATTCCCGCGCTTCGCTGCGAGTCGCAGTTCAACAAGACCGAGCAATGCCCGATCGAGGGCCCGATGCGCCTGGCCAGGCAACTATCGGTCACCCGCTGCGTGGAAAACCAGAACTGGGGCCAGAGCCGTCGCATGCTGTGGGTGACCGACGGCTGCCGTGCCGAGTTTGTCGCCGACGAACATGGCCGCTGGCCGGGACGCGGCAGGGGCCGTGATCGCGACGATGAGGGTGAACGCCTGGTCTGTGAGTCCTACGAAAAGAAGGACAAGGAATGCCGCATCCGCGTGCGTCATGAGGTACGCATGGTCAAGCAGAAGTCGGTGACGACCTGCATCGAAGACCACAACTGGGGCTGGGACCGTCGCGGTATCTGGGTCAGCGATGGCTGCAGGGCCGAGTTCCGGGTGTATTGA
- a CDS encoding aspartate/glutamate racemase family protein, with translation MKTLGLIGGMSWESSAQYYRLINEEVRRRLGGAHSAQLLLWSVDFAGIKQLQHDGDWDALGDHMVDGARRLQAGGADLLLVCTNTMHKLADRIEAACTLPLLHIADPTATAILQAGARKVGLLGTAFTMEQDFYRGRLQERFGLEVVVPDADDRRNVHDIIYQELIAGVVSERSRQLYAGVIARLVERGAEAIILGCTEIMLLVRPEDSAVPLFDTTTLHALAAVDAALG, from the coding sequence ATGAAGACCCTCGGCCTGATCGGCGGCATGAGTTGGGAAAGTTCGGCCCAGTACTACCGCCTCATCAATGAGGAGGTCCGGCGGCGGCTCGGAGGCGCGCACTCCGCACAGCTGCTGCTGTGGTCGGTGGATTTCGCCGGCATCAAGCAGCTGCAGCACGACGGCGACTGGGACGCCCTGGGTGATCACATGGTCGATGGCGCGCGGCGCCTGCAGGCGGGCGGCGCCGACCTGCTGCTGGTCTGCACCAACACCATGCACAAGCTGGCCGATCGCATCGAGGCGGCCTGCACGCTGCCGCTGCTGCACATCGCCGATCCGACCGCGACCGCGATCCTGCAGGCAGGTGCGCGCAAAGTGGGCCTGCTCGGTACGGCCTTCACCATGGAGCAGGACTTCTATCGAGGCCGCCTGCAGGAACGCTTCGGCCTGGAGGTAGTGGTGCCTGATGCCGATGACCGCCGCAACGTGCACGACATCATCTACCAGGAGCTGATTGCCGGCGTGGTCAGCGAGCGCTCGCGGCAGCTCTACGCCGGCGTGATCGCGCGCCTGGTCGAGCGCGGCGCTGAAGCGATCATCCTGGGCTGTACCGAGATCATGCTGCTGGTACGGCCGGAAGACAGCGCAGTACCGCTGTTCGACACCACCACCCTGCATGCGCTGGCTGCGGTGGATGCAGCACTCGGCTGA
- a CDS encoding cation transporter, producing MGECCGCGKTLDVAAMQARHRRVLWIVLLVNLATFALMVAAAGYSHSSSLLSGALDNLGDAATYALSLAVVGAGLVAKARVALFKGLLILAAALVVAAQIGWRLLHPEVPLFASMGLAALLNLAANAACLWLLTPYRNDDINLASAWECSRNDLYEGASVLLAAGLVALFGAGWPDLLVAVALLVLFLRSALRVLRSAWGELRSARLLAS from the coding sequence ATGGGCGAGTGTTGCGGCTGTGGCAAGACCCTGGACGTGGCGGCGATGCAGGCGCGGCACCGGCGCGTGCTGTGGATCGTGCTGCTGGTCAATCTGGCCACCTTTGCGTTGATGGTCGCTGCCGCCGGGTACAGCCATTCGTCCTCGTTGCTGTCCGGCGCCCTGGACAACCTGGGTGACGCGGCGACCTATGCGTTGAGCCTGGCGGTGGTCGGCGCAGGCCTCGTGGCCAAAGCGCGGGTTGCCCTGTTCAAGGGATTGCTGATCCTGGCGGCGGCCCTCGTGGTGGCTGCGCAGATCGGATGGCGGTTGCTGCACCCGGAGGTGCCCCTGTTTGCCAGCATGGGCCTGGCGGCGCTGCTCAACCTGGCCGCCAACGCGGCGTGCCTGTGGTTGCTGACCCCTTATCGCAACGACGACATCAACCTGGCGTCCGCCTGGGAATGCTCGCGCAATGACCTGTATGAGGGCGCATCGGTGTTGCTGGCCGCGGGCCTGGTAGCGCTGTTCGGTGCGGGCTGGCCGGATCTGCTGGTAGCGGTCGCACTGCTGGTGCTGTTCCTGCGCTCGGCGTTGCGGGTCCTGCGCTCGGCCTGGGGGGAACTGCGCAGCGCGCGCCTGCTGGCGTCGTGA
- a CDS encoding LysE family translocator, which yields MALHTWWWFLATVFVLCGTPGPNMLHILGRSVGLGFRGSVPAMAGCLLAMLLVLAASAAGLSALLHSSPMLFEVLRYLGVAYLAWLGLRAWRDSCRPAPPVTVDAVVPMTPTLGAWTVFRGGLLVGLSNPKLLLFAAAFLPQFVDPSRSQAVQYSVLVATFAACELFWYVMYAAGGHGLRRWLAKPFARRWFERLVGSVFLAFAVALLRFRPR from the coding sequence ATGGCCCTGCATACCTGGTGGTGGTTCCTGGCCACGGTCTTTGTCCTGTGCGGCACGCCGGGGCCGAACATGCTGCATATCCTCGGCCGCAGCGTCGGACTCGGCTTCCGCGGCAGTGTGCCGGCGATGGCCGGTTGCCTGCTGGCGATGCTGCTGGTGCTGGCGGCCTCCGCAGCGGGCCTGAGTGCGCTGCTGCATTCCTCGCCGATGCTGTTCGAGGTGCTGCGCTATCTGGGCGTGGCCTATCTGGCCTGGCTGGGCCTGAGGGCATGGCGCGACAGCTGCCGTCCCGCGCCTCCGGTGACGGTGGATGCCGTAGTGCCGATGACGCCGACGCTTGGTGCCTGGACCGTGTTCCGTGGTGGCCTTCTGGTGGGTCTGAGCAATCCCAAGCTGCTGCTGTTCGCGGCGGCGTTCCTGCCGCAGTTCGTCGATCCGTCGCGCAGCCAGGCGGTGCAGTACAGCGTGCTGGTCGCCACCTTCGCGGCCTGCGAACTGTTCTGGTACGTGATGTACGCGGCCGGCGGTCACGGCCTGCGGCGTTGGCTCGCAAAGCCATTCGCGCGGCGCTGGTTCGAGCGCCTGGTGGGAAGTGTGTTCCTGGCGTTCGCGGTGGCGCTGCTGCGTTTCCGCCCGCGCTGA
- a CDS encoding DUF1328 domain-containing protein, producing the protein MIKWAIIFAVIGIIAGVLGFGGIAGAAVGIAKFLFWAGIIIAVVLFLLGMSVAKKVS; encoded by the coding sequence ATGATCAAGTGGGCCATCATTTTCGCCGTCATCGGCATCATCGCGGGCGTGCTCGGCTTCGGTGGCATTGCCGGTGCCGCGGTCGGCATCGCCAAGTTCCTGTTCTGGGCCGGCATCATCATTGCCGTGGTGTTGTTCCTGCTCGGCATGAGCGTGGCCAAGAAGGTCAGCTAG
- a CDS encoding SMR family transporter, protein MNPYAYLAAAIVLEVIATSLLKASDGMSRLAPTLGALVGYGLCFYLLSMTMKSVPTGIAYAIWSGVGIVLISLIGLVVFKQRLDAPALIGIGLICAGVLVINLFSRSSAH, encoded by the coding sequence ATGAACCCCTACGCCTATCTCGCTGCCGCCATCGTGCTGGAGGTGATCGCCACCTCGCTGCTGAAGGCTTCCGATGGCATGAGCCGGCTGGCGCCGACGCTGGGCGCACTGGTCGGCTACGGGCTGTGCTTCTACCTGCTGTCGATGACCATGAAGTCGGTGCCGACCGGCATCGCCTATGCGATCTGGTCCGGTGTCGGCATCGTGCTGATCTCGCTGATCGGGCTGGTGGTGTTCAAGCAGCGCCTGGATGCACCGGCCCTGATCGGCATCGGGTTGATCTGCGCCGGCGTGCTGGTGATCAACCTGTTCTCGCGCAGCAGCGCGCACTGA
- a CDS encoding TetR/AcrR family transcriptional regulator: protein MSASPSRSRRKAPDSVRQSLLQATIAVIGQQGLAALTVQDVAQAAGVSKGALFHHFSNKQALVDEAIGALIGEFEARVRALLQENPKGHGCFSRAYVQANFEHLLQQEQENDIGLTLGNLMEPGLLAHWRDWKRAMLAEFPEEAGDPRLYAARCAADGYWATAYGRPLDENERINAVAMAEQALKLCDPQ, encoded by the coding sequence ATGTCCGCATCCCCTTCCCGTTCGCGCCGCAAGGCGCCCGACAGCGTGCGCCAGTCGCTGCTTCAGGCCACCATCGCGGTGATCGGCCAACAAGGCCTGGCGGCCCTGACCGTCCAGGACGTCGCGCAGGCAGCCGGGGTCAGCAAGGGCGCGCTGTTCCACCATTTCAGCAACAAGCAGGCCCTGGTCGACGAAGCCATCGGGGCACTGATTGGCGAATTTGAAGCGCGCGTGCGTGCCCTTCTGCAGGAAAACCCGAAGGGCCATGGCTGTTTCAGCCGTGCCTATGTGCAGGCCAACTTCGAGCATCTGCTGCAGCAGGAACAGGAGAACGACATCGGCCTGACACTGGGCAACCTGATGGAACCGGGCCTGCTTGCGCACTGGCGCGACTGGAAGCGCGCGATGCTGGCCGAATTCCCTGAAGAAGCCGGCGACCCACGGCTGTACGCCGCGCGCTGCGCCGCCGATGGCTACTGGGCCACCGCCTACGGGCGCCCGCTGGACGAAAACGAGCGCATCAACGCAGTGGCGATGGCCGAGCAGGCGCTGAAGCTGTGCGACCCGCAGTGA
- a CDS encoding DUF1653 domain-containing protein, with amino-acid sequence MAELSPLPSLPPGRYRHFKGGEYEVIDIVRSSETLQPMVLYRALYGEGGLWVRPYPMFIEQVPGEHGPQPRFARIGD; translated from the coding sequence ATGGCTGAATTGAGCCCGCTGCCCTCCCTCCCCCCGGGCCGCTACCGCCACTTCAAGGGCGGCGAGTACGAAGTGATCGACATCGTGCGCAGCAGTGAAACCCTGCAGCCCATGGTGCTGTATCGCGCCCTCTATGGCGAAGGCGGCCTCTGGGTCCGTCCGTATCCCATGTTCATTGAACAGGTTCCTGGCGAACACGGACCGCAACCGCGCTTCGCACGTATCGGCGATTGA
- a CDS encoding DUF3011 domain-containing protein yields the protein MGKALTWRTAACTLLPMLAAAAGGAQAQSYGYGYDDDRYGGREGSGIVRCESIKNRSNECRLEGRARMIRQLSGSPCVEGETWGQSRYGVWVTQGCRAEFVGEYRRGGGWGNGGGWGNGNGNGWGGGEVITCHSNGHRQEYCDARIRRGVRLVRQDSRSACIEGQTWGWDRRGIWVSDGCRAQFQVN from the coding sequence ATGGGCAAGGCACTCACCTGGCGCACTGCGGCCTGCACCCTGCTGCCAATGCTGGCCGCCGCCGCCGGCGGCGCTCAGGCACAGAGCTACGGTTACGGCTATGACGATGACCGCTATGGCGGCCGTGAAGGCAGCGGCATCGTACGCTGCGAGTCGATCAAGAATCGTAGCAACGAGTGCCGCCTGGAGGGGCGGGCGCGGATGATCCGCCAGCTGTCCGGTTCGCCCTGCGTGGAAGGTGAGACCTGGGGCCAGTCACGCTACGGCGTCTGGGTAACCCAGGGCTGCCGCGCCGAATTCGTCGGTGAGTACCGTCGTGGTGGCGGCTGGGGCAATGGTGGAGGCTGGGGTAACGGCAATGGCAACGGTTGGGGCGGCGGTGAGGTGATCACCTGCCATTCCAATGGCCACCGCCAGGAGTACTGCGACGCCCGCATCCGCCGCGGCGTGCGCCTGGTTCGCCAGGATTCGCGCAGTGCCTGCATCGAGGGCCAGACCTGGGGCTGGGATCGCCGGGGTATCTGGGTCAGCGACGGCTGCCGGGCCCAGTTCCAGGTGAATTGA